The window AGGTTTATTTTAAAGGAAAAGATATAACAGGGATGAAACCCTATAAGATTGCCCGCCTTGGCGTTGGTCTTGTACCAGAGGACCGTAAGATCTTCGGACCCCTCACGGTAAAAGAGAATCTGATCCTCGGTACGACAATGGGTAAGGGAAGAAAAGGTATCTGGAATCTTGACCTCGTTTATGAGTTCTTTCCTGTTTTAAAGGATTTCCAGTCGCGGCCGGGTGGAACATTATCCGGCGGTGAGCAGCAGATGCTCACCATAGCGAGAACACTCATGGGTAATCCCCTGGTGCTTCTCCTCGATGAGCCTACCGAGGGTTTAAGCCCTGTTATGGTGAAAACCCTGAAGGACCTTGTTCTTAAACTGAAAGAGGTGAAGACAACTATCCTGCTGTCGGAACAAAATATCAAGTTCGCCATGGT is drawn from Syntrophorhabdaceae bacterium and contains these coding sequences:
- a CDS encoding ATP-binding cassette domain-containing protein: VYFKGKDITGMKPYKIARLGVGLVPEDRKIFGPLTVKENLILGTTMGKGRKGIWNLDLVYEFFPVLKDFQSRPGGTLSGGEQQMLTIARTLMGNPLVLLLDEPTEGLSPVMVKTLKDLVLKLKEVKTTILLSEQNIKFAMVVSDRVAIIDKGYIRYESDIETFKKDDAIKKQYLAV